A stretch of Synechococcus sp. WH 8020 DNA encodes these proteins:
- a CDS encoding TolB family protein, translating into MTRRLLFVLLALGLVACEGRSTRAPSGLLSPQQQDPALSGNGRLLAVIEDQNGRPTVQLRYIQGGGSLRLRHLSRHQPHSSPSLSWNGRYLAVITQRGNHRLVLIEDRLSGKAHPLPLPSGRDPVRVSLAPDARKLAIQTADQGRWRVEVIDLSGLLEPDGPGGQRRTTPSEADR; encoded by the coding sequence ATGACCCGACGCCTCCTATTTGTGCTTCTTGCACTTGGACTCGTCGCTTGTGAAGGTCGCTCGACCCGAGCACCATCTGGCCTGCTTTCACCACAACAACAAGACCCTGCTCTCAGCGGTAATGGTCGATTGTTAGCCGTGATCGAAGACCAAAACGGACGACCGACCGTCCAATTGCGCTACATACAAGGAGGGGGCTCATTGCGTTTGCGCCATCTCTCACGTCATCAGCCCCACAGCTCACCGTCCTTGAGCTGGAACGGCCGTTATTTGGCCGTGATTACCCAACGCGGCAACCACAGGCTGGTCTTGATTGAAGACCGCCTGAGCGGCAAAGCCCACCCCTTGCCCTTGCCCTCCGGTCGAGATCCTGTTCGAGTCAGCCTGGCTCCGGATGCACGCAAACTCGCCATTCAAACTGCAGATCAAGGACGTTGGCGCGTCGAAGTGATTGACCTGAGCGGATTGCTGGAACCCGACGGCCCGGGAGGCCAGCGACGCACCACACCCAGCGAAGCCGACCGATGA
- a CDS encoding Ycf66 family protein, translating to MVNASLNWASIVGIVLAVGGALLYFMRSFKPALARDYDVFFAAIGLLCGGILFFQGWRLDPILQFGQFLLAGTTVFFAYESVRLRGISAEQARRSAYFDDEPEANSPAGGLRGGYDDPYDRFDEPQPIRRRFGGQGLDEDERPEQDFYRPRRTSRAAIPEQAASRSRQRSDPASDWSDSSERDRRMARFGRSEDSAPSGPSFGERRSQRQDQRRGSRPTAVASSRPAPSSRPSDGAAGLNQRAPGSARSGSGLDGTPGIPQGSPLRREPEDAAYSPSTRQNASTPPVSRRNSPPEDRPATARDTNRTPPRSSRPRDNSSRFDD from the coding sequence GTGGTTAATGCCAGTCTGAATTGGGCCAGCATTGTTGGCATTGTGCTGGCTGTAGGTGGGGCACTGCTCTACTTCATGCGCAGTTTCAAGCCTGCTCTCGCCCGTGATTACGACGTATTTTTCGCGGCAATCGGCTTGCTCTGCGGAGGAATTCTTTTCTTCCAGGGCTGGCGGCTCGATCCAATTCTCCAGTTTGGGCAGTTCTTGTTGGCAGGAACCACCGTGTTTTTTGCCTATGAAAGCGTTCGCCTTCGGGGGATTTCAGCGGAACAGGCAAGACGCTCCGCCTATTTCGATGACGAGCCTGAAGCCAACAGCCCCGCTGGAGGTCTGCGCGGTGGCTACGACGATCCCTACGACCGCTTCGACGAGCCCCAGCCGATTCGTCGGCGATTTGGAGGCCAAGGCCTGGATGAAGACGAGAGGCCTGAACAAGATTTTTATCGCCCGCGTCGCACCTCGCGAGCTGCAATCCCTGAACAGGCAGCGAGTCGGAGCCGTCAGCGTTCCGATCCCGCCTCCGATTGGTCAGACAGCAGCGAACGAGATCGACGCATGGCTCGGTTCGGTCGCAGTGAGGACTCTGCACCGAGTGGCCCAAGCTTTGGAGAGCGCCGCAGCCAACGCCAGGATCAGCGCAGAGGGTCCAGGCCTACCGCAGTTGCGTCATCAAGGCCTGCCCCCTCATCCCGCCCCTCTGATGGGGCGGCTGGCTTAAACCAGCGCGCTCCAGGGTCAGCTCGGAGCGGTAGCGGCCTAGATGGGACACCTGGCATTCCTCAAGGCAGCCCACTGCGACGCGAGCCCGAAGATGCCGCTTACTCCCCAAGCACGCGTCAAAACGCCTCCACTCCTCCCGTGAGCAGACGCAATTCCCCTCCTGAAGACAGACCTGCAACGGCTAGGGACACCAATCGCACCCCTCCCCGCAGTTCCCGCCCAAGGGACAACAGTTCTCGCTTTGACGACTGA
- a CDS encoding YggT family protein, with translation MTPTLVAILPPLNLALGLLLAAWTLAFLARIVLTWYPQVDLSKGFWPLVAWPTESILGLTRRVIAPIGGVDVTPVIWVGLLSLLRELLVGQQGLLSLVLLRAQSIA, from the coding sequence GTGACGCCAACGCTTGTCGCCATCCTTCCGCCTCTCAACTTGGCACTTGGTTTGCTGTTGGCTGCATGGACCCTCGCATTCCTCGCGCGCATCGTGCTCACTTGGTACCCGCAAGTGGATCTGTCCAAAGGCTTTTGGCCCCTTGTGGCCTGGCCCACTGAGTCGATTTTGGGGTTGACCCGCCGAGTTATCGCTCCGATCGGGGGCGTGGATGTCACTCCTGTGATCTGGGTTGGGCTGCTCAGTTTGCTTCGGGAGCTGTTGGTGGGTCAGCAGGGTTTGCTCTCCCTGGTGCTGCTCCGCGCCCAGTCCATTGCCTAA
- the psbX gene encoding photosystem II reaction center X protein, giving the protein MTPSLSNFLTSLVAGVAIVVIPASIGLFFLSQTDQVDRKL; this is encoded by the coding sequence ATGACGCCTTCCCTCTCCAATTTTCTGACCAGCCTCGTTGCTGGTGTCGCGATCGTTGTGATCCCTGCATCTATTGGACTCTTTTTTCTCAGCCAAACCGACCAGGTTGATCGCAAACTTTGA
- a CDS encoding chlorophyll a/b-binding protein has translation MKKSDQPIDPTPEEPSKVSTARKASVTTSATTKDLPAFGWSAYAERINGRFAMIGFLAVLLTEALSRDTFLHWAGLIP, from the coding sequence ATGAAAAAATCTGATCAACCAATTGATCCCACTCCGGAGGAGCCCTCCAAGGTGTCGACCGCTCGAAAGGCCAGTGTCACCACCAGTGCCACCACCAAAGATCTGCCTGCCTTTGGTTGGAGCGCCTATGCGGAGCGGATCAATGGACGTTTCGCCATGATCGGATTTTTAGCTGTCTTGCTCACTGAAGCCCTCAGTCGGGATACCTTTTTGCATTGGGCAGGGCTGATTCCCTGA